The Ralstonia insidiosa region TCACGGTGCTGGTTTCGCACCGTGTAAAGTGCCCCAAGCTGGCGCTCGTTGCGGTTGTCGAGCAAACCAACGCTGCGCTGGAAGGTATTGGGTGTTTCCACCACCACCGTCACGAGATCATCGCGGCCGAAGGGAAGTGTGATCCTCTGGTCTTCGCCCGCCGGATTCCACGTCGTTGTCCCCACGACCGCGCCATCGCGGCGCAATTGCAACGTGCCGCCCGGCCAGACGCCCTGCGGGCGATCTACGGTCGCGATCAGGTAAGCAGCGCGATCCATGCGGGGTGTGCTGCGCGCCGTCAGCTTGGCGGGCAGCGTTTCGCTTGCCAGCGAGAAGGTCACCTTCTGCGCATCGGATGGCAGTTCCACGGTGCCAGGGACTTCAAATTCGGTGGAGAAGGCGGTCTGGATGGTGTTGACGTCAAAGAGCGGGGCGTCTTCTGTCCCACGAAGCCCCCAGCGTGAGGTTTCCGAGGCGACGGCTGCCGGCGCGACTGCCCTCGAGAACACCGGCGCAGGGGCGGCTTTGGGTGTGGGCTGCGGTTGCTGGATGTCCAGTTGCCACGCATACGGCTCCGGACCACGAGGCGTATTGCGTGGCTGGCCCGTCGATAGCCGCAGCCGAACGCCGCGCCAGTCTTCTCCGGTTGATTGCGCAACTGTTGCCTGTCGTTCAACGACGACGTTCGAGCGCACGGAATCCACGCTTGCCTGATATGCCGGCCGCCAGCCCGCACGCGCGGTCTGGTAGCTGACACGCAATTCGCCGCCACGCGGTGCTGCCACGGCAATGCGGACCGTGCGCAGTGTGTCTGCGCCAGAACCATGCGTGCGTTGCAGCGCATCGAGCTGCGCTTTCAACTCAGCGTCGCGCTTCTTCAGTTGCTCTTGCCGTGTGAAGACTTCCTGCGCGTTACGCGCCAGCGCATCGGTGGCGCGGCCCAGCGTGGAGAAGTCCGTGGCCGGTGCACGCCCATCGCCGCCGGTACGTTCACTCACCGCCTTCAGGTAGCTGGCCGACAGCGCATTCGCCTGGAGTTGCACATCGAGTGCAGCACGCTGGTCTTGCAGGGTGCGGATCTGAGTTTCCAGGGCGGTCTTTGCGCAAGCACTGCCTTCACTGGGCACGGTTTCCACACGCACGTCACCCACGCGGATGGCGCTATCGCCCTCGACACGCAAACTGTCGGCGTCGAATGTGGTTGGCAGGCAAGTCAGCTCGACACTGCGTGCACCCGGTGCAACGGTGGTTGTACGCACGATGGTGGCGCTATCCGGATACAACGTGACATCGGTGATGCGTGATGGCGTTGCGGCTTGCGTTGCCGCAGCGGCGGCCATCGTGACCGCGCCGAGCGCCATGCGTTGCTGATGCAGAAAATGCGTTGCCGGTGTCGTCTTCATCCGCCTCACCCACATGTCGTGAAATGCGGCGAGTATCGCACGTCAAAGTGGCGTACCCGGCAAGAGGAATGGCCCGTCAGCGATGCACGCCGCGGATGTGCCGATGTGCGTGTTCGGCCTCGCCATGATCATGGTTGTGGCCGTGGGGGCTGGTGGCGACCGGCTCCTCATGCAGCGACTGCAGCACGCCGCATTCCGCCACGGATGCGGCCGTCGTGCAGCGCAGCCCGATCGATTCGATCTGGCGCTTGAGTTCGGTCAGCTCCGCAATGCGCGCTTCAACGTGGCGCAGGTGGTCGTCCAGCAGGTGGTTGATCTCTTCGCACGAGGCCTGCGGGTTGCTCTGCAACTCCAGCAGCCGTCGGATTTCGGTATGCGCCATGTCGAGCGACCGGCACTTCGCAATGAAGGCCAGTTGCTCGGCATGTTCGGGCGTGTAGACGCGATAGTTGTTGGCGGCGCGCGCCGGCGGGGGCAGCAGGCCCTGCGCTTCATAGAAGCGGATGGTCTCGATGCTGATGCCCGTGCGCTGGGCGAGTTCGCCAATCTTCATATGCGTTGAAAAAGGGGATTAGAAAACGGTCGGTTCAGCGGTGACGGCTTCAACGCCTGCAACTTTCAGGCAGGCATCCACGCAAGCGCGGCAGGCGGTTGCGCAGGCACTGCAATGGCCCTGTCTGTGATGATCGCATTCTTCCGCGCATTGATGACAGATCTCGGCGCAGTCTTCCAGCAGCAGTTCTGCGAATTCGCTGTTGCGCTCCAGGAATCGGCGCGTAATGGCACAGTACTCCGCGCAGTCCGTACACAGGCCCATGCAGCGCGCCATGACTTCAGCGTGGCCGTTCTTGCCGGATTCCGTCGCGCAATGCTCGCAAGCGGTTTGGCAAGCATGAAGCGCCTGGATCACACTGGCAAAACGCTTGGCATTGTCTTTCGCGGTCGGACGATTGGTCATGTCAGTTCTCCTGTGGCAGTGGGCGTGCACGCTTGCGCGCTTCGGAAGGGATGGGCCGGGGCGTGCCCCGTGCCGCATCTCTCCAATTTAGCAACTGGCGCTCCACTGCGTGAGGCCGACCTACACCTAAGACAACTCAGGCGACGGTCGCCTCGGCGTTACCGCGACGCAGCATGCCCTTGCCGGCACGTGCGATCAGGCGGTTCACGCCGCCCACTACGGCACGGATCGACGCCGTCGTCAGGTTGGCATCCACACCCACGCCGAATACGCTGCCCGCCACACCCGGTGCGGCCATTTCTGCAAAGGCAATGGCATCGGCATTGGCGCCCTGGCCCAAGGCGCGCTCTTCGTAGTGGTGGATCGACACGGGCGCCGTCAGCACGTGTGACAGCGCATGCACCAGCGCATCCAGCGGCCCGTTACCGGTGCCTTCACAGATGTGCTCATGGTCGTCGATGTTGACCACCAGGCGGATGTGCTGGCTGCCGTCATCCTGTTCGGTCAGGCGGTGCGATACATAGCCGACGGCGCCGTCCGCGCGCAGATACGTCTGTTGAAACAGTGCCCAGATGTCGGCACCAGTGACTTCACGGCCGCTTTCGTCGGTCAGTTGCTGCACGGTGCTGCTGAACTCCACCTGCAGCCGGCGCGGCATCGCCACGCCATAGCCGGATTCCAGCAGGTACGCGATGCCGCCCTTGCCCGACTGGCTGTTCACGCGAATGATCGAGTCGTACGTGCGGCCCACATCGGCCGGGTCGATCGGCAGATAGGGCATCTCCCAGAGCGCATCGGGTTGCTGCACCGCAAAGCCCTTCTTGATCGCATCCTGGTGCGA contains the following coding sequences:
- a CDS encoding DUF4139 domain-containing protein, with the protein product MKTTPATHFLHQQRMALGAVTMAAAAATQAATPSRITDVTLYPDSATIVRTTTVAPGARSVELTCLPTTFDADSLRVEGDSAIRVGDVRVETVPSEGSACAKTALETQIRTLQDQRAALDVQLQANALSASYLKAVSERTGGDGRAPATDFSTLGRATDALARNAQEVFTRQEQLKKRDAELKAQLDALQRTHGSGADTLRTVRIAVAAPRGGELRVSYQTARAGWRPAYQASVDSVRSNVVVERQATVAQSTGEDWRGVRLRLSTGQPRNTPRGPEPYAWQLDIQQPQPTPKAAPAPVFSRAVAPAAVASETSRWGLRGTEDAPLFDVNTIQTAFSTEFEVPGTVELPSDAQKVTFSLASETLPAKLTARSTPRMDRAAYLIATVDRPQGVWPGGTLQLRRDGAVVGTTTWNPAGEDQRITLPFGRDDLVTVVVETPNTFQRSVGLLDNRNERQLGALYTVRNQHRDAITVEILEATPVSQSDDIKVRSTFSPEPAKRDWEHRLGVIAWEQTIPAGQSARFSADYLITYPKDARVTGLR
- a CDS encoding four-helix bundle copper-binding protein, which gives rise to MTNRPTAKDNAKRFASVIQALHACQTACEHCATESGKNGHAEVMARCMGLCTDCAEYCAITRRFLERNSEFAELLLEDCAEICHQCAEECDHHRQGHCSACATACRACVDACLKVAGVEAVTAEPTVF
- the cadR gene encoding Cd(II)/Pb(II)-responsive transcriptional regulator, coding for MKIGELAQRTGISIETIRFYEAQGLLPPPARAANNYRVYTPEHAEQLAFIAKCRSLDMAHTEIRRLLELQSNPQASCEEINHLLDDHLRHVEARIAELTELKRQIESIGLRCTTAASVAECGVLQSLHEEPVATSPHGHNHDHGEAEHAHRHIRGVHR